The Blastocatellia bacterium genome contains the following window.
ACTTCTCGTGGCTGCGGACTGAATCCGTGCTGATGCCGATGATCGCAATCCCTCGCCGCTGAAATTCCGGAAAGCGATCGCGGAAGCCGCAGGCTTCCTTTGTGCAGCCAGGGGTGTTGTCCTTCGGATAGAAGTAGAGGACGACCCATCGCCCTCGGAAGTCCGAGAGCCGACGCGTTTCGCCCTTTTGATCCGGCAGAGCGAAATCCGGAGCGGGATCGCCGACACGCAGTCTCGTCGTCATAGGCGATTGAGTGTAGCGACTGGAGCGTCCTGTGTCGAGAGCAGCGGAGAGGTTCTGGGAGACGTTTTTCCATCTGCGAGATGTGGTATATTTGGGAGCGTCACATTTGATGAGGAGCAAACGCGATGGCCGAACTGAAGGCAGATCTGGAACGGCTTCGGCAGCTCCTGCATCCGGTGCTCGTCGAAGTCGAGCAAGGGATCGAGACGGAGACCTACCCGGATTGGAGCGTCGTGAAGGAGAATCTGCTGCAGGCGCTGGAGCTGGTGCGCAAGTTGGAACGGGATCAGCTCTGGAGCGCGCTCGGAAAATCGTCCTGAGTCAGGGGGGAAGGAGGCCATGAGTTTACAAGAGCGCATCGAGCGAGATTTCCTCGCCGCCTTGAAGGCACGCGAAGAGCTGCGCGTGAGCACGCTGCGTATGGTGAAGACGGCGCTCAAGCATCGGGAGGTCGCCGAGATGCGGTCGCTCACGGATGCGGATGTCATTGACGTACTGAAGGGACTGATCAAGCAGCGGCGAGAGGCGATCGAGCAATATCGGCAGGGCGGACGCGCTGATCTGGCCGAGAAGGAAGCTCGGGAGATCGAGATTCTGGAGGGATATTTGCCGGCTCCGCTGAGCGATGCGGAGATCGAGCGGATCGTCGTAGAGACGATCGCCGAGCTTGGGGCGAAGACGCTGAAAGATCTGGGGCCGGTGATGAAGGCTGTGATGGCGAAACTCGCTGGGCAACTCGTCGAAGGGCGCCGGGTCAATGAGATCGTGCGCGCGAAGCTCTCTTCGCCGGAGGCGTGAGGCAGCGCGCCTTCAGGAGCGCAAGTAGCCGAGTTCGATCAATCGCGCCAGGACGCGGCGAGCGCTCTCCGTGGGTGTCTCCTGATGGCTGGAGATGACCAACTCCGGAGCGAGCGGCTCCTCATATGGATCAGAGATGCCGGTGAAGTTCGTGATCTCCCCTCGTAGGGCTTTCTTGTAGAGCCCCTTCACATCGCGTTCGATGCAGACCTCGAGAGGACAGTTCACGTACACTTCCACGAAGCGACCGATCAGATCGCGCGCATACTGACGGGTCTCGCGATACGGGGAGATAGCCGCGACGATCGCAACGATACCGTTGCGCACGAGAAGCTGGGCCACGTAGGCGATCCGCCGGATGTGCACG
Protein-coding sequences here:
- the bcp gene encoding thioredoxin-dependent thiol peroxidase — translated: MTTRLRVGDPAPDFALPDQKGETRRLSDFRGRWVVLYFYPKDNTPGCTKEACGFRDRFPEFQRRGIAIIGISTDSVRSHEKFAEKYALPFPLLADDEKAVVRAYGVWGQKSFMGRTTMGTHRISFLIDPEGRIAKVYEKVKPETHAEEVLRDLEQLQKAN
- a CDS encoding GatB/YqeY domain-containing protein, coding for MSLQERIERDFLAALKAREELRVSTLRMVKTALKHREVAEMRSLTDADVIDVLKGLIKQRREAIEQYRQGGRADLAEKEAREIEILEGYLPAPLSDAEIERIVVETIAELGAKTLKDLGPVMKAVMAKLAGQLVEGRRVNEIVRAKLSSPEA
- the cysC gene encoding adenylyl-sulfate kinase, which codes for MESVREHGFALWFTGLPSSGKTTIARLVERELRARGLKVEVLDGDEVRQHLSPQLGFSKEERDVHIRRIAYVAQLLVRNGIVAIVAAISPYRETRQYARDLIGRFVEVYVNCPLEVCIERDVKGLYKKALRGEITNFTGISDPYEEPLAPELVISSHQETPTESARRVLARLIELGYLRS